The Phoenix dactylifera cultivar Barhee BC4 chromosome 17, palm_55x_up_171113_PBpolish2nd_filt_p, whole genome shotgun sequence genome contains a region encoding:
- the LOC103719414 gene encoding probable LRR receptor-like serine/threonine-protein kinase At1g63430 isoform X4, producing the protein MQPVTNMMRPVGFPLLLLLAIKCGVLLVPSESLLHGDVSALAAFKRGIFEDPLSVLSDWNTLDGDPCNWTGVICSKPWNRLLALNLSSSSLKGFLAPELGALSSLQELILNNNLFLGTIPKQIGMLKNLSILDLSVNRLTGPIPSELGDLTNITKINLHSNGLTGNIPPELGKLKNLIELRLDRNRLKGSIPGNNNLSFSYGMFASNNNVAGLCRSYQLKVGDFSYNFFVGKIPPCLKYLPRSSFQGNCFQDNYSVLQRSSQLCSGSAKSQGVAKETYKQYHEGNKHQNLRQPGWLLILEITTGVIVVVFLITGIVTAVKSCKLKTCVKIPGKRTMKWKDEIAISIDSEMLKNVPRFTRQELEIACEDFSNIIGSSPDSIVYKGTMKDGAEIAVISLCISEDQWTCYLEFFFQSKVADLARLNHENTARLLGYCKESDPFSRMLVFEYASNGTLYEHLHYGDGCQLSWLRRMKIALGVARGLRYLHTELQPPFTISELNSSAVYLTEDFSPKLVDFESWKMIFSKSEKNSGCITSGDPFHGYSDSLEQQHMDVQGNTYAFGVLLLELISGRPPYCKDRGYLVDWALQYLQHSEEISKLVDPELKNVKSDDIAVICSVVSLCIEPDPSKRPSMQIISAVLENGIDLSAAALLKESPLAWAELALSS; encoded by the exons ATGCAGCCTGTGACGAATATGATGAGACCGGTCGGGTTTCcgctgcttcttcttcttgccaTCAAATGTGGTGTTCTCCTCGTGCCTTCTGAGTCCCTTTTACATGGTGATG TTTCGGCACTGGCTGCTTTCAAGCGGGGTATATTTGAAGACCCTCTTTCGGTTCTATCCGACTGGAATACCTTGGATGGAGATCCTTGCAACTGGACTGGTGTGATCTGCTCAAAGCCTTGGAATCGTCTGCTGGCTCT AAATCTTTCCAGTTCATCCTTGAAAGGATTCCTTGCACCGGAACTTGGCGCGCTGAGTTCTTTGCAAGAACT GATTTTGAATAACAATTTGTTTCTTGGGACAATACCTAAACAAATTGGGATGTTGAAAAACCTTAGCATACTGGATTTGAGCGTGAATAGGCTCACAGGTCCTATTCCTTCTGAGCTTGGAGACTTGACCAACATTACAAAAAT AAATCTCCATTCCAATGGGTTGACGGGCAATATACCTCCTGAACTTGGTAAATTGAAGAATCTTATTGAGCTACGGTTGGATAGGAATAGACTCAAGGGATCAATTCCTGGAAATAACAATTTAAGTTTTTCTTATGGCAT GTTTGCCTCTAACAACAATGTCGCTGGCCTGTGCCGGTCATATCAGTTAAAAGTTGGAGATTTCTCTTACAACTTTTTTGTTGGAAAAATACCACCATGCTTGAAGTATCTTCCAAG GTCGAGCTTCCAAGGAAACTGCTTTCAGGATAACTACTCTGTCTTGCAGCGGTCTTCTCAACTATGTA GTGGTTCTGCAAAAAGCCAGGGGGTAGCCAAAGAGACATATAAACAGTACCATGAGGGCAACAAACATCAAAATCTGCGGCAACCAGGATGGCTTCTGATTTTGGAAATCACTACAGGAGTTATTGTGGTAGTTTTCCTAATAACAGGCATTGTAACTGCTGTAAAAAGTTGTAAACTTAAAACCTGTGTGAAAATCCCTGGGAAGAGAACCATGAAGTGGAAAGATGAGATAGCAATATCAATTG ATAGTGAAATGCTGAAAAATGTGCCAAGGTTTACACGGCAGGAACTGGAAATTGCTTGTGAAGATTTCAGCAACATAATTGGCTCTTCTCCAGACAGTATAGTCTATAAGGGcaccatgaaggatggagcAGAAATTGCTGTCATATCCTTATGCATCTCGGAAGATCAGTGGACATGCTACCTCGAATTTTTCTTTCAGTCTAAG GTTGCAGATTTGGCAAGGTTAAATCATGAGAACACAGCAAGGTTGCTGGGCTATTGCAAAGAGAGTGATCCATTTTCAAGGATGCTTGTCTTTGAATATGCATCTAATGGGACGCTGTACGAACACCTTCATT ATGGTGATGGATGCCAACTATCCTGGCTTAGACGGATGAAAATAGCACTTGGAGTCGCTCGTGGGCTTAGATATCTACACACAGAGCTGCAGCCTCCTTTTACTATATCTGAATTGAACTCAAGTGCGGTATATCTAACTGAAGATTTTTCTCCAAAG TTGGTTGATTTTGAGAGCTGGAAAATGATATTCTCAAAATCTGAAAAGAATTCTGGTTGCATCACCAGTGGAGATCCCTTCCATGGATATTCAGATTCCCTAGAGCAACAGCATATGGATGTCCAGGGAAACACATATGCTTTTGGAGTGCTTTTACTGGAATTAATCAGCGGAAGGCCTCCGTACTGCAAAGATAGGGGTTACTTGGTGGATTGG GCTTTGCAGTATCTTCAGCATTCGGAGGAGATAAGCAAGCTAGTTGACCCTGAACTGAAAAATGTCAAGAGTGATGACATTGCTGTAATATGCAGCGTGGTGAGCCTTTGCATCGAACCTGATCCCTCCAAGAGGCCGTCAATGCAAATAATAAGTGctgtgttggagaatggaatCGACTTATCAGCAGCTGCCCTTCTCAAGGAGTCTCCTTTGGCGTGGGCAGAGCTAGCCTTATCATCATAG
- the LOC103719414 gene encoding probable LRR receptor-like serine/threonine-protein kinase At1g63430 isoform X3, translating to MQPVTNMMRPVGFPLLLLLAIKCGVLLVPSESLLHGDVSALAAFKRGIFEDPLSVLSDWNTLDGDPCNWTGVICSKPWNRLLALNLSSSSLKGFLAPELGALSSLQELILNNNLFLGTIPKQIGMLKNLSILDLSVNRLTGPIPSELGDLTNITKINLHSNGLTGNIPPELGKLKNLIELRLDRNRLKGSIPGNNNLSFSYGMFASNNNVAGLCRSYQLKVGDFSYNFFVGKIPPCLKYLPRSSFQGNCFQDNYSVLQRSSQLCSGGSAKSQGVAKETYKQYHEGNKHQNLRQPGWLLILEITTGVIVVVFLITGIVTAVKSCKLKTCVKIPGKRTMKWKDEIAISIDSEMLKNVPRFTRQELEIACEDFSNIIGSSPDSIVYKGTMKDGAEIAVISLCISEDQWTCYLEFFFQSKVADLARLNHENTARLLGYCKESDPFSRMLVFEYASNGTLYEHLHYGDGCQLSWLRRMKIALGVARGLRYLHTELQPPFTISELNSSAVYLTEDFSPKLVDFESWKMIFSKSEKNSGCITSGDPFHGYSDSLEQQHMDVQGNTYAFGVLLLELISGRPPYCKDRGYLVDWALQYLQHSEEISKLVDPELKNVKSDDIAVICSVVSLCIEPDPSKRPSMQIISAVLENGIDLSAAALLKESPLAWAELALSS from the exons ATGCAGCCTGTGACGAATATGATGAGACCGGTCGGGTTTCcgctgcttcttcttcttgccaTCAAATGTGGTGTTCTCCTCGTGCCTTCTGAGTCCCTTTTACATGGTGATG TTTCGGCACTGGCTGCTTTCAAGCGGGGTATATTTGAAGACCCTCTTTCGGTTCTATCCGACTGGAATACCTTGGATGGAGATCCTTGCAACTGGACTGGTGTGATCTGCTCAAAGCCTTGGAATCGTCTGCTGGCTCT AAATCTTTCCAGTTCATCCTTGAAAGGATTCCTTGCACCGGAACTTGGCGCGCTGAGTTCTTTGCAAGAACT GATTTTGAATAACAATTTGTTTCTTGGGACAATACCTAAACAAATTGGGATGTTGAAAAACCTTAGCATACTGGATTTGAGCGTGAATAGGCTCACAGGTCCTATTCCTTCTGAGCTTGGAGACTTGACCAACATTACAAAAAT AAATCTCCATTCCAATGGGTTGACGGGCAATATACCTCCTGAACTTGGTAAATTGAAGAATCTTATTGAGCTACGGTTGGATAGGAATAGACTCAAGGGATCAATTCCTGGAAATAACAATTTAAGTTTTTCTTATGGCAT GTTTGCCTCTAACAACAATGTCGCTGGCCTGTGCCGGTCATATCAGTTAAAAGTTGGAGATTTCTCTTACAACTTTTTTGTTGGAAAAATACCACCATGCTTGAAGTATCTTCCAAG GTCGAGCTTCCAAGGAAACTGCTTTCAGGATAACTACTCTGTCTTGCAGCGGTCTTCTCAACTATGTAGTG GTGGTTCTGCAAAAAGCCAGGGGGTAGCCAAAGAGACATATAAACAGTACCATGAGGGCAACAAACATCAAAATCTGCGGCAACCAGGATGGCTTCTGATTTTGGAAATCACTACAGGAGTTATTGTGGTAGTTTTCCTAATAACAGGCATTGTAACTGCTGTAAAAAGTTGTAAACTTAAAACCTGTGTGAAAATCCCTGGGAAGAGAACCATGAAGTGGAAAGATGAGATAGCAATATCAATTG ATAGTGAAATGCTGAAAAATGTGCCAAGGTTTACACGGCAGGAACTGGAAATTGCTTGTGAAGATTTCAGCAACATAATTGGCTCTTCTCCAGACAGTATAGTCTATAAGGGcaccatgaaggatggagcAGAAATTGCTGTCATATCCTTATGCATCTCGGAAGATCAGTGGACATGCTACCTCGAATTTTTCTTTCAGTCTAAG GTTGCAGATTTGGCAAGGTTAAATCATGAGAACACAGCAAGGTTGCTGGGCTATTGCAAAGAGAGTGATCCATTTTCAAGGATGCTTGTCTTTGAATATGCATCTAATGGGACGCTGTACGAACACCTTCATT ATGGTGATGGATGCCAACTATCCTGGCTTAGACGGATGAAAATAGCACTTGGAGTCGCTCGTGGGCTTAGATATCTACACACAGAGCTGCAGCCTCCTTTTACTATATCTGAATTGAACTCAAGTGCGGTATATCTAACTGAAGATTTTTCTCCAAAG TTGGTTGATTTTGAGAGCTGGAAAATGATATTCTCAAAATCTGAAAAGAATTCTGGTTGCATCACCAGTGGAGATCCCTTCCATGGATATTCAGATTCCCTAGAGCAACAGCATATGGATGTCCAGGGAAACACATATGCTTTTGGAGTGCTTTTACTGGAATTAATCAGCGGAAGGCCTCCGTACTGCAAAGATAGGGGTTACTTGGTGGATTGG GCTTTGCAGTATCTTCAGCATTCGGAGGAGATAAGCAAGCTAGTTGACCCTGAACTGAAAAATGTCAAGAGTGATGACATTGCTGTAATATGCAGCGTGGTGAGCCTTTGCATCGAACCTGATCCCTCCAAGAGGCCGTCAATGCAAATAATAAGTGctgtgttggagaatggaatCGACTTATCAGCAGCTGCCCTTCTCAAGGAGTCTCCTTTGGCGTGGGCAGAGCTAGCCTTATCATCATAG
- the LOC103719414 gene encoding probable LRR receptor-like serine/threonine-protein kinase At1g63430 isoform X2, whose translation MQPVTNMMRPVGFPLLLLLAIKCGVLLVPSESLLHGDVSALAAFKRGIFEDPLSVLSDWNTLDGDPCNWTGVICSKPWNRLLALNLSSSSLKGFLAPELGALSSLQELILNNNLFLGTIPKQIGMLKNLSILDLSVNRLTGPIPSELGDLTNITKINLHSNGLTGNIPPELGKLKNLIELRLDRNRLKGSIPGNNNLSFSYGMFASNNNVAGLCRSYQLKVGDFSYNFFVGKIPPCLKYLPRSSFQGNCFQDNYSVLQRSSQLCSGTSTLLKVHNFGGSAKSQGVAKETYKQYHEGNKHQNLRQPGWLLILEITTGVIVVVFLITGIVTAVKSCKLKTCVKIPGKRTMKWKDEIAISIDSEMLKNVPRFTRQELEIACEDFSNIIGSSPDSIVYKGTMKDGAEIAVISLCISEDQWTCYLEFFFQSKVADLARLNHENTARLLGYCKESDPFSRMLVFEYASNGTLYEHLHYGDGCQLSWLRRMKIALGVARGLRYLHTELQPPFTISELNSSAVYLTEDFSPKLVDFESWKMIFSKSEKNSGCITSGDPFHGYSDSLEQQHMDVQGNTYAFGVLLLELISGRPPYCKDRGYLVDWYLQHSEEISKLVDPELKNVKSDDIAVICSVVSLCIEPDPSKRPSMQIISAVLENGIDLSAAALLKESPLAWAELALSS comes from the exons ATGCAGCCTGTGACGAATATGATGAGACCGGTCGGGTTTCcgctgcttcttcttcttgccaTCAAATGTGGTGTTCTCCTCGTGCCTTCTGAGTCCCTTTTACATGGTGATG TTTCGGCACTGGCTGCTTTCAAGCGGGGTATATTTGAAGACCCTCTTTCGGTTCTATCCGACTGGAATACCTTGGATGGAGATCCTTGCAACTGGACTGGTGTGATCTGCTCAAAGCCTTGGAATCGTCTGCTGGCTCT AAATCTTTCCAGTTCATCCTTGAAAGGATTCCTTGCACCGGAACTTGGCGCGCTGAGTTCTTTGCAAGAACT GATTTTGAATAACAATTTGTTTCTTGGGACAATACCTAAACAAATTGGGATGTTGAAAAACCTTAGCATACTGGATTTGAGCGTGAATAGGCTCACAGGTCCTATTCCTTCTGAGCTTGGAGACTTGACCAACATTACAAAAAT AAATCTCCATTCCAATGGGTTGACGGGCAATATACCTCCTGAACTTGGTAAATTGAAGAATCTTATTGAGCTACGGTTGGATAGGAATAGACTCAAGGGATCAATTCCTGGAAATAACAATTTAAGTTTTTCTTATGGCAT GTTTGCCTCTAACAACAATGTCGCTGGCCTGTGCCGGTCATATCAGTTAAAAGTTGGAGATTTCTCTTACAACTTTTTTGTTGGAAAAATACCACCATGCTTGAAGTATCTTCCAAG GTCGAGCTTCCAAGGAAACTGCTTTCAGGATAACTACTCTGTCTTGCAGCGGTCTTCTCAACTATGTAGTGGTACCTCAACCCTTCTCAAAGTGCATAATTTTG GTGGTTCTGCAAAAAGCCAGGGGGTAGCCAAAGAGACATATAAACAGTACCATGAGGGCAACAAACATCAAAATCTGCGGCAACCAGGATGGCTTCTGATTTTGGAAATCACTACAGGAGTTATTGTGGTAGTTTTCCTAATAACAGGCATTGTAACTGCTGTAAAAAGTTGTAAACTTAAAACCTGTGTGAAAATCCCTGGGAAGAGAACCATGAAGTGGAAAGATGAGATAGCAATATCAATTG ATAGTGAAATGCTGAAAAATGTGCCAAGGTTTACACGGCAGGAACTGGAAATTGCTTGTGAAGATTTCAGCAACATAATTGGCTCTTCTCCAGACAGTATAGTCTATAAGGGcaccatgaaggatggagcAGAAATTGCTGTCATATCCTTATGCATCTCGGAAGATCAGTGGACATGCTACCTCGAATTTTTCTTTCAGTCTAAG GTTGCAGATTTGGCAAGGTTAAATCATGAGAACACAGCAAGGTTGCTGGGCTATTGCAAAGAGAGTGATCCATTTTCAAGGATGCTTGTCTTTGAATATGCATCTAATGGGACGCTGTACGAACACCTTCATT ATGGTGATGGATGCCAACTATCCTGGCTTAGACGGATGAAAATAGCACTTGGAGTCGCTCGTGGGCTTAGATATCTACACACAGAGCTGCAGCCTCCTTTTACTATATCTGAATTGAACTCAAGTGCGGTATATCTAACTGAAGATTTTTCTCCAAAG TTGGTTGATTTTGAGAGCTGGAAAATGATATTCTCAAAATCTGAAAAGAATTCTGGTTGCATCACCAGTGGAGATCCCTTCCATGGATATTCAGATTCCCTAGAGCAACAGCATATGGATGTCCAGGGAAACACATATGCTTTTGGAGTGCTTTTACTGGAATTAATCAGCGGAAGGCCTCCGTACTGCAAAGATAGGGGTTACTTGGTGGATTGG TATCTTCAGCATTCGGAGGAGATAAGCAAGCTAGTTGACCCTGAACTGAAAAATGTCAAGAGTGATGACATTGCTGTAATATGCAGCGTGGTGAGCCTTTGCATCGAACCTGATCCCTCCAAGAGGCCGTCAATGCAAATAATAAGTGctgtgttggagaatggaatCGACTTATCAGCAGCTGCCCTTCTCAAGGAGTCTCCTTTGGCGTGGGCAGAGCTAGCCTTATCATCATAG
- the LOC103719414 gene encoding probable LRR receptor-like serine/threonine-protein kinase At1g63430 isoform X1 — translation MQPVTNMMRPVGFPLLLLLAIKCGVLLVPSESLLHGDVSALAAFKRGIFEDPLSVLSDWNTLDGDPCNWTGVICSKPWNRLLALNLSSSSLKGFLAPELGALSSLQELILNNNLFLGTIPKQIGMLKNLSILDLSVNRLTGPIPSELGDLTNITKINLHSNGLTGNIPPELGKLKNLIELRLDRNRLKGSIPGNNNLSFSYGMFASNNNVAGLCRSYQLKVGDFSYNFFVGKIPPCLKYLPRSSFQGNCFQDNYSVLQRSSQLCSGTSTLLKVHNFGGSAKSQGVAKETYKQYHEGNKHQNLRQPGWLLILEITTGVIVVVFLITGIVTAVKSCKLKTCVKIPGKRTMKWKDEIAISIDSEMLKNVPRFTRQELEIACEDFSNIIGSSPDSIVYKGTMKDGAEIAVISLCISEDQWTCYLEFFFQSKVADLARLNHENTARLLGYCKESDPFSRMLVFEYASNGTLYEHLHYGDGCQLSWLRRMKIALGVARGLRYLHTELQPPFTISELNSSAVYLTEDFSPKLVDFESWKMIFSKSEKNSGCITSGDPFHGYSDSLEQQHMDVQGNTYAFGVLLLELISGRPPYCKDRGYLVDWALQYLQHSEEISKLVDPELKNVKSDDIAVICSVVSLCIEPDPSKRPSMQIISAVLENGIDLSAAALLKESPLAWAELALSS, via the exons ATGCAGCCTGTGACGAATATGATGAGACCGGTCGGGTTTCcgctgcttcttcttcttgccaTCAAATGTGGTGTTCTCCTCGTGCCTTCTGAGTCCCTTTTACATGGTGATG TTTCGGCACTGGCTGCTTTCAAGCGGGGTATATTTGAAGACCCTCTTTCGGTTCTATCCGACTGGAATACCTTGGATGGAGATCCTTGCAACTGGACTGGTGTGATCTGCTCAAAGCCTTGGAATCGTCTGCTGGCTCT AAATCTTTCCAGTTCATCCTTGAAAGGATTCCTTGCACCGGAACTTGGCGCGCTGAGTTCTTTGCAAGAACT GATTTTGAATAACAATTTGTTTCTTGGGACAATACCTAAACAAATTGGGATGTTGAAAAACCTTAGCATACTGGATTTGAGCGTGAATAGGCTCACAGGTCCTATTCCTTCTGAGCTTGGAGACTTGACCAACATTACAAAAAT AAATCTCCATTCCAATGGGTTGACGGGCAATATACCTCCTGAACTTGGTAAATTGAAGAATCTTATTGAGCTACGGTTGGATAGGAATAGACTCAAGGGATCAATTCCTGGAAATAACAATTTAAGTTTTTCTTATGGCAT GTTTGCCTCTAACAACAATGTCGCTGGCCTGTGCCGGTCATATCAGTTAAAAGTTGGAGATTTCTCTTACAACTTTTTTGTTGGAAAAATACCACCATGCTTGAAGTATCTTCCAAG GTCGAGCTTCCAAGGAAACTGCTTTCAGGATAACTACTCTGTCTTGCAGCGGTCTTCTCAACTATGTAGTGGTACCTCAACCCTTCTCAAAGTGCATAATTTTG GTGGTTCTGCAAAAAGCCAGGGGGTAGCCAAAGAGACATATAAACAGTACCATGAGGGCAACAAACATCAAAATCTGCGGCAACCAGGATGGCTTCTGATTTTGGAAATCACTACAGGAGTTATTGTGGTAGTTTTCCTAATAACAGGCATTGTAACTGCTGTAAAAAGTTGTAAACTTAAAACCTGTGTGAAAATCCCTGGGAAGAGAACCATGAAGTGGAAAGATGAGATAGCAATATCAATTG ATAGTGAAATGCTGAAAAATGTGCCAAGGTTTACACGGCAGGAACTGGAAATTGCTTGTGAAGATTTCAGCAACATAATTGGCTCTTCTCCAGACAGTATAGTCTATAAGGGcaccatgaaggatggagcAGAAATTGCTGTCATATCCTTATGCATCTCGGAAGATCAGTGGACATGCTACCTCGAATTTTTCTTTCAGTCTAAG GTTGCAGATTTGGCAAGGTTAAATCATGAGAACACAGCAAGGTTGCTGGGCTATTGCAAAGAGAGTGATCCATTTTCAAGGATGCTTGTCTTTGAATATGCATCTAATGGGACGCTGTACGAACACCTTCATT ATGGTGATGGATGCCAACTATCCTGGCTTAGACGGATGAAAATAGCACTTGGAGTCGCTCGTGGGCTTAGATATCTACACACAGAGCTGCAGCCTCCTTTTACTATATCTGAATTGAACTCAAGTGCGGTATATCTAACTGAAGATTTTTCTCCAAAG TTGGTTGATTTTGAGAGCTGGAAAATGATATTCTCAAAATCTGAAAAGAATTCTGGTTGCATCACCAGTGGAGATCCCTTCCATGGATATTCAGATTCCCTAGAGCAACAGCATATGGATGTCCAGGGAAACACATATGCTTTTGGAGTGCTTTTACTGGAATTAATCAGCGGAAGGCCTCCGTACTGCAAAGATAGGGGTTACTTGGTGGATTGG GCTTTGCAGTATCTTCAGCATTCGGAGGAGATAAGCAAGCTAGTTGACCCTGAACTGAAAAATGTCAAGAGTGATGACATTGCTGTAATATGCAGCGTGGTGAGCCTTTGCATCGAACCTGATCCCTCCAAGAGGCCGTCAATGCAAATAATAAGTGctgtgttggagaatggaatCGACTTATCAGCAGCTGCCCTTCTCAAGGAGTCTCCTTTGGCGTGGGCAGAGCTAGCCTTATCATCATAG
- the LOC103719414 gene encoding probable LRR receptor-like serine/threonine-protein kinase At1g63430 isoform X5, whose product MQPVTNMMRPVGFPLLLLLAIKCGVLLVPSESLLHGDVSALAAFKRGIFEDPLSVLSDWNTLDGDPCNWTGVICSKPWNRLLALNLSSSSLKGFLAPELGALSSLQELILNNNLFLGTIPKQIGMLKNLSILDLSVNRLTGPIPSELGDLTNITKINLHSNGLTGNIPPELGKLKNLIELRLDRNRLKGSIPGNNNLSFSYGMFASNNNVAGLCRSYQLKVGDFSYNFFVGKIPPCLKYLPRSSFQGNCFQDNYSVLQRSSQLCGSAKSQGVAKETYKQYHEGNKHQNLRQPGWLLILEITTGVIVVVFLITGIVTAVKSCKLKTCVKIPGKRTMKWKDEIAISIDSEMLKNVPRFTRQELEIACEDFSNIIGSSPDSIVYKGTMKDGAEIAVISLCISEDQWTCYLEFFFQSKVADLARLNHENTARLLGYCKESDPFSRMLVFEYASNGTLYEHLHYGDGCQLSWLRRMKIALGVARGLRYLHTELQPPFTISELNSSAVYLTEDFSPKLVDFESWKMIFSKSEKNSGCITSGDPFHGYSDSLEQQHMDVQGNTYAFGVLLLELISGRPPYCKDRGYLVDWALQYLQHSEEISKLVDPELKNVKSDDIAVICSVVSLCIEPDPSKRPSMQIISAVLENGIDLSAAALLKESPLAWAELALSS is encoded by the exons ATGCAGCCTGTGACGAATATGATGAGACCGGTCGGGTTTCcgctgcttcttcttcttgccaTCAAATGTGGTGTTCTCCTCGTGCCTTCTGAGTCCCTTTTACATGGTGATG TTTCGGCACTGGCTGCTTTCAAGCGGGGTATATTTGAAGACCCTCTTTCGGTTCTATCCGACTGGAATACCTTGGATGGAGATCCTTGCAACTGGACTGGTGTGATCTGCTCAAAGCCTTGGAATCGTCTGCTGGCTCT AAATCTTTCCAGTTCATCCTTGAAAGGATTCCTTGCACCGGAACTTGGCGCGCTGAGTTCTTTGCAAGAACT GATTTTGAATAACAATTTGTTTCTTGGGACAATACCTAAACAAATTGGGATGTTGAAAAACCTTAGCATACTGGATTTGAGCGTGAATAGGCTCACAGGTCCTATTCCTTCTGAGCTTGGAGACTTGACCAACATTACAAAAAT AAATCTCCATTCCAATGGGTTGACGGGCAATATACCTCCTGAACTTGGTAAATTGAAGAATCTTATTGAGCTACGGTTGGATAGGAATAGACTCAAGGGATCAATTCCTGGAAATAACAATTTAAGTTTTTCTTATGGCAT GTTTGCCTCTAACAACAATGTCGCTGGCCTGTGCCGGTCATATCAGTTAAAAGTTGGAGATTTCTCTTACAACTTTTTTGTTGGAAAAATACCACCATGCTTGAAGTATCTTCCAAG GTCGAGCTTCCAAGGAAACTGCTTTCAGGATAACTACTCTGTCTTGCAGCGGTCTTCTCAACTAT GTGGTTCTGCAAAAAGCCAGGGGGTAGCCAAAGAGACATATAAACAGTACCATGAGGGCAACAAACATCAAAATCTGCGGCAACCAGGATGGCTTCTGATTTTGGAAATCACTACAGGAGTTATTGTGGTAGTTTTCCTAATAACAGGCATTGTAACTGCTGTAAAAAGTTGTAAACTTAAAACCTGTGTGAAAATCCCTGGGAAGAGAACCATGAAGTGGAAAGATGAGATAGCAATATCAATTG ATAGTGAAATGCTGAAAAATGTGCCAAGGTTTACACGGCAGGAACTGGAAATTGCTTGTGAAGATTTCAGCAACATAATTGGCTCTTCTCCAGACAGTATAGTCTATAAGGGcaccatgaaggatggagcAGAAATTGCTGTCATATCCTTATGCATCTCGGAAGATCAGTGGACATGCTACCTCGAATTTTTCTTTCAGTCTAAG GTTGCAGATTTGGCAAGGTTAAATCATGAGAACACAGCAAGGTTGCTGGGCTATTGCAAAGAGAGTGATCCATTTTCAAGGATGCTTGTCTTTGAATATGCATCTAATGGGACGCTGTACGAACACCTTCATT ATGGTGATGGATGCCAACTATCCTGGCTTAGACGGATGAAAATAGCACTTGGAGTCGCTCGTGGGCTTAGATATCTACACACAGAGCTGCAGCCTCCTTTTACTATATCTGAATTGAACTCAAGTGCGGTATATCTAACTGAAGATTTTTCTCCAAAG TTGGTTGATTTTGAGAGCTGGAAAATGATATTCTCAAAATCTGAAAAGAATTCTGGTTGCATCACCAGTGGAGATCCCTTCCATGGATATTCAGATTCCCTAGAGCAACAGCATATGGATGTCCAGGGAAACACATATGCTTTTGGAGTGCTTTTACTGGAATTAATCAGCGGAAGGCCTCCGTACTGCAAAGATAGGGGTTACTTGGTGGATTGG GCTTTGCAGTATCTTCAGCATTCGGAGGAGATAAGCAAGCTAGTTGACCCTGAACTGAAAAATGTCAAGAGTGATGACATTGCTGTAATATGCAGCGTGGTGAGCCTTTGCATCGAACCTGATCCCTCCAAGAGGCCGTCAATGCAAATAATAAGTGctgtgttggagaatggaatCGACTTATCAGCAGCTGCCCTTCTCAAGGAGTCTCCTTTGGCGTGGGCAGAGCTAGCCTTATCATCATAG